Within the Flavobacterium sp. N502536 genome, the region TCGTGTTAATCAACGGTGCCACATAAGGCATAGCCACATCAACGTCATTTGGGTATTTTGACTTGTAAATCAGGGCTGTTTCTCCTCCTTTACTTATTCCGGTTGAAATCCATTTTCCTGTGTAGATTTGCTTGAGTTTCATTACAAGATCATGGTAATCGGCAATGGCCTGATCGTTTGTCAAGTATTCCCACGGAAGTGGTTCTGGTCTTGACTTTCCGTAAAAGCGATATTCAACCGCAATCTGATTTGCGTTTAACAACTTACTTACCTCGCTTTTAATATTGTTTGTATTGTAACCATGAGTTTCAATTACCATAGGACTATTAAAATTAAGATGCGAGAGATAAACGTAATGTTTAAATGTTCCTTTTTGCGGATTTTTATGGTCTAACGGCTCGTCTAAAATGAGCTGGTACGATTCTGTGTAACCTTCCAAATTTTCTATAACCGTAATTTCGGCTTTCGGAAACAAGGCCGTAAGTTTCTGATGTAAATCGGATGTGCCCTGTGCTGAAGCAAAATGCGAACTCAGTACAACACACAATAGCAATAATAAACGCTGTATACTTTTCATTTTTTAAAGTTTAGTTGATTTTCTAAAAATACTGGCATTACCAACCAAATTCCAATAGTATATTATCCTTAAATTATTATATTTTACCTACTTTGAGTTAAAATAGCACTATCCGGAAATATTGACTTATTTTTAATCCGGAAAAACAAAAAAACAACTAACCTTAAAACAAAAGATATGACTATTGGAGTTGGCGGATCTAACGCTATTGCAGAATTAGAAAAAATACAGGATATGACACTGAATGTAAAAGCCATTCAGCCGGAGGAATATCAAACGCGCATCGATAAAGCAGTGTCGCTTATCAAAACAACAGGTTTTAAAGCGGTGTTCCTTAATGCAGGAACCAATTTATACTATTTTACAGGAACGAAATGGAACCCTTCTGAAAGAATGGTGGGCGCTCTTTTGTTTGAAGACGGCAGTCTGGAATATATCGTTCCAAAATTTGAGGAAGGTACTTTTAGAAAATTCATGCAAATCGATGGCCACCTGAATTGCTGGGAAGAACATGAATCTCCTTCTGTTTTATTTGGAAAAATACTGCAGGATAAAGGTGTCAATAGTGGTAAAATTGCACTGGATGAATCAGCCGGTTATTTTTTAGTTGATGCGATCGTGAAAGCCAATCCTGGTTATGATTTTGAAAACTCCCAGCCTATTACTACCGGCTGCCGTATTCAGAAATCAGCAAATGAAATTGCTATAATTCAACAGGTCAAAGAAATTACTATGGTAGTACAGCGTGCTGCTGCCCGTATTTTACATCCGGTATAAAAGCCGCAACGGTGGTTGATTTTATCAATAAGGCGCATATCAAAGCCGGAATTCCTACAGGATCTTATTTCTGCATCGTGTTGTTTGCCGATGATTCTCAATATCCGCATGGAGTAACCACTCCACAGGACTTAAAAGAAAATGATGTTGTACTTATTGACACCGGCTGTCGTCTGGAAGGTTATTTGTCTGACATTACCCGAACTTATGTGTACGGAACTCCAACCGAAGCCCACATAAAGATTTGGAATTTAGAAAAGGCCGCACAAAAAGCAGCTTTTGATGCCGCACAATTAGGAGCAACTTGTGGTTCTGTAGATGATGCCGCACGTAAAGTAATTGCAGCAGGAGGCTTAAGTGCCGATTACGAACTTCCGGGATTACCTCATCGTGTAGGTCACGGAACAGGATTGGACATTCATGAACACCCTTACCTTGTAAGAGGCAGCACTACTGTTTTACAGGAAGGAATGGTGGTAAGCAACGAACCTATGCTTTGTATTCCGGGGCAGTTTGGAATTCGCCATGAAGATCATTTTTACATGACCGCTGAGGGTCCAAAATGGTTTACCACTCCTATGCACAGTATTGACAATCCGTTTGGGATTGGCATTGATTAAGTTTTATTTTAAAGACATAAAAAAGGGGAAACGATATCGTTTCCCCTCTTTCTTTTTACAACCAAATTTATTATTTAACCAATAATTTTTTAGTATCTGTGAAGCTTCCATCTGTAGCTACCACAATATAAACTCCTTTTCTAAGGCGATTTACCTCATAAGAAGTTGCATTTCTTACCACATCCACTACGTTTCCTGTACTGTCGTAGATCGTAATTTTGATATTCGACGTGTTTAGATTAGCGAAGTTAAAATTAACAACATCTGTAGCCGGGTTTGGATACAATGTAAATGATCTTGTAGTGTCAGCCTGAACTGCTCCTGCACTTCCGTTTTGTAAATCGATTGAAAGCGGGGCACTCCAGTCACTGGTATCAGTGGCATTTTTAGCTCTAACTCTAAACTGATAAACCGTTTGCGTACCTTGTTTTGGAATCCACAAATAATAAGTGGTAGAAGTTCCAAAAGTTGTCCATCCTGTAGTCGCATTATTCAGCTGTACTTCATAACTTGTAGCATTAGCAACGGTGTTCCAGGAGGCATAAAATCCGGATGTATATACTCCTGAATTACCAATATTCGTTGGTGTTGGCAAGGTCACCGGATTTGGTGCAGTACCCGCAACTACGGTATAATCTTCTACTTCCCCATCGCCGATGTTACCACAAGCTGTTGACGGGTTTGAATAGTATTTCATTACAATACGCATTCTGGTAGTTCCTGTAAACGCAATCGGAGTAAAACTTCCCGTTGCTGTTCCGGTAGAAGAAATTCCATCGATTACTTTTTCAGAA harbors:
- a CDS encoding aminopeptidase P family N-terminal domain-containing protein, whose protein sequence is MTIGVGGSNAIAELEKIQDMTLNVKAIQPEEYQTRIDKAVSLIKTTGFKAVFLNAGTNLYYFTGTKWNPSERMVGALLFEDGSLEYIVPKFEEGTFRKFMQIDGHLNCWEEHESPSVLFGKILQDKGVNSGKIALDESAGYFLVDAIVKANPGYDFENSQPITTGCRIQKSANEIAIIQQVKEITMVVQRAAARILHPV
- a CDS encoding M24 family metallopeptidase encodes the protein MVDFINKAHIKAGIPTGSYFCIVLFADDSQYPHGVTTPQDLKENDVVLIDTGCRLEGYLSDITRTYVYGTPTEAHIKIWNLEKAAQKAAFDAAQLGATCGSVDDAARKVIAAGGLSADYELPGLPHRVGHGTGLDIHEHPYLVRGSTTVLQEGMVVSNEPMLCIPGQFGIRHEDHFYMTAEGPKWFTTPMHSIDNPFGIGID